One region of Flavobacterium pisciphilum genomic DNA includes:
- a CDS encoding 4Fe-4S dicluster domain-containing protein — protein MNQTNFNRNEEFFVDLQRCIGCKACEMACAECETNGHESLISVNYVERSSTIQTTVQVCMHCEDPVCANVCPADAISQDEFGIVHTANTERCIGCSNCVMACPFGVPKKMEEYDLMMKCTMCYDRTSVGKKPMCATVCPSGALFYGTRAEIEEMRPNSSPINTFIFGKETVNTKVNIMMPKGSNELRIY, from the coding sequence ATGAATCAAACTAATTTTAATAGAAATGAAGAGTTTTTTGTAGATCTGCAACGCTGTATTGGATGCAAGGCATGCGAAATGGCTTGTGCTGAATGCGAGACCAATGGACATGAATCATTAATTAGTGTGAATTATGTAGAACGTTCATCAACAATTCAAACTACAGTGCAAGTTTGTATGCATTGTGAAGATCCAGTATGTGCAAACGTATGTCCAGCCGATGCAATTTCGCAAGACGAATTCGGAATCGTTCATACTGCTAATACCGAAAGATGTATTGGTTGTTCAAACTGTGTTATGGCATGTCCATTTGGAGTTCCTAAAAAGATGGAAGAGTACGATTTGATGATGAAATGTACCATGTGTTATGATAGAACGAGTGTAGGTAAAAAACCTATGTGTGCAACCGTTTGCCCAAGTGGTGCTTTGTTTTATGGAACAAGAGCCGAAATTGAGGAAATGAGACCAAATAGTTCTCCAATCAATACATTCATTTTTGGAAAAGAAACAGTGAATACCAAAGTAAACATTATGATGCCAAAAGGCAGTAATGAATTAAGAATATATTAA
- a CDS encoding molybdopterin oxidoreductase family protein — protein sequence MAKLPISTEKIIEDFGPHLNYVPEDGYQGRDEPDEVVKTHCCFCGMQCGIQLLVKENKVVGFEPWMEFPFNEGRLCPKGVQRYLQNNHPDRLLHPIKRVEGKGFEKATWDEAMDKTVSEIKRIQEKYGKDAFSVLSGVSLSNEKSYLVGKFARVALKTKNLDYNGRLCMVSAGAGNKKAFGLDRGSNNYSDLEYAEVIIVTGANISETFPTLTHWIWKARDRGAKLIVIDPRMIPLARTADIHLDIKPGTDSALYGAMLKYLADHDMLDHDFIDNYTSGFQETLDAVKEYTLEWAEEITGIDKNKIKAAAELWGKAKTSFLLHARGIEQHTKGVDNVLGCINLVLATGRIGKPYCGYATITGQGNGQGGREHGHKCDQLPGNRDIENPEHRKYISEVWGIDEKDMPGKGLSAYEIIDAIHSGEIKGLLSICFNPLVSLPNNSYVREALEKLEFYVCIDFFLNETARHADIVLAGSLQEEEEGTTTSAEGRVIRIRQAVTPPGEARSDISIFLELAKRLGEEDKFTYENSEAIFNELRVASNGGTANYFGISYKKIEDNMGVFWPCPTDDHPGTPRLWEDKVFATPDKKAHFNPTPYKLSSEVIDEKYPVILTTGRVVSQYLSGTQTRRIGKLVDQIPEPLLEIHPELALKYGIKQRELVRVVTRRGEAIFPANIVETIRKDTVFLPFHWPGAKSANQLTIGTLDPVSKMPEFKVCACQLDPQGKMAPPSKESEAYASV from the coding sequence ATGGCAAAATTACCTATATCAACTGAAAAAATAATTGAAGATTTTGGACCGCATTTAAATTATGTACCCGAAGACGGTTACCAAGGTAGAGATGAACCGGATGAAGTGGTAAAAACACATTGTTGTTTTTGCGGAATGCAGTGTGGGATTCAATTATTAGTAAAAGAAAATAAAGTAGTAGGTTTTGAACCTTGGATGGAATTTCCTTTTAACGAAGGGCGATTGTGTCCAAAAGGAGTACAACGCTATTTGCAAAATAATCACCCAGACCGTCTTTTACATCCTATAAAAAGAGTAGAAGGAAAAGGTTTTGAAAAAGCGACTTGGGATGAAGCGATGGATAAAACAGTATCTGAAATAAAAAGAATTCAGGAAAAATATGGTAAGGATGCTTTCTCAGTGTTATCAGGAGTATCGCTTTCAAATGAAAAAAGTTATTTGGTAGGGAAGTTTGCTCGTGTAGCATTAAAAACTAAAAATCTGGATTATAACGGAAGACTTTGTATGGTGAGCGCAGGAGCTGGAAATAAGAAAGCTTTTGGATTAGATCGAGGTTCAAATAATTATTCTGATTTAGAATATGCAGAAGTAATCATTGTTACTGGTGCAAATATTAGTGAAACTTTCCCAACATTAACGCATTGGATTTGGAAAGCAAGAGATCGCGGAGCTAAATTAATTGTTATCGATCCGAGAATGATTCCGTTGGCTCGAACTGCAGATATTCATTTAGATATAAAACCTGGAACAGATTCAGCTTTATATGGTGCAATGCTAAAATATCTTGCTGATCATGATATGCTCGATCACGACTTTATAGACAATTATACATCAGGTTTTCAGGAAACATTAGATGCTGTAAAAGAATATACCTTAGAATGGGCAGAAGAAATTACAGGTATTGACAAAAATAAAATCAAAGCCGCTGCTGAATTATGGGGAAAAGCCAAAACAAGCTTTTTACTTCATGCTCGTGGTATAGAACAGCATACTAAAGGAGTTGATAATGTATTAGGATGCATTAATCTAGTTCTTGCAACAGGAAGAATTGGTAAACCATACTGTGGATACGCAACGATAACTGGACAAGGAAATGGACAGGGAGGAAGGGAACATGGTCATAAATGTGATCAATTACCAGGAAACAGAGATATAGAAAATCCAGAACATCGCAAATACATTTCAGAAGTTTGGGGAATTGATGAAAAAGATATGCCAGGCAAAGGGCTTTCGGCTTATGAAATTATTGATGCTATTCATAGCGGAGAAATTAAAGGTTTACTTTCAATTTGCTTTAATCCTTTGGTTTCATTGCCAAATAATAGTTATGTAAGAGAAGCTCTTGAAAAATTAGAATTTTATGTTTGTATTGATTTCTTTTTGAATGAAACCGCACGTCATGCAGATATTGTACTTGCTGGATCTTTACAGGAAGAAGAAGAAGGAACTACAACTTCAGCAGAAGGGCGTGTAATCCGAATTCGTCAAGCCGTTACGCCTCCAGGAGAGGCAAGATCAGATATTTCTATATTTTTGGAATTGGCTAAACGATTGGGAGAAGAAGATAAGTTTACTTATGAAAATAGCGAAGCAATTTTTAATGAACTTCGAGTGGCTTCAAATGGAGGAACAGCCAATTATTTTGGAATATCTTATAAAAAAATAGAAGATAATATGGGGGTTTTCTGGCCTTGTCCTACAGATGATCATCCAGGAACACCACGATTATGGGAAGATAAAGTGTTTGCTACACCAGATAAGAAAGCCCATTTTAATCCTACTCCTTATAAATTATCTAGTGAAGTTATAGATGAAAAATATCCTGTAATACTTACTACCGGACGAGTAGTTTCTCAATATTTAAGTGGAACACAGACCCGAAGAATAGGTAAATTAGTAGATCAAATTCCTGAACCATTACTGGAAATCCATCCAGAATTAGCTTTAAAATATGGTATAAAACAACGTGAGTTGGTAAGAGTTGTAACGCGAAGAGGGGAAGCAATTTTTCCAGCAAATATTGTAGAAACAATTCGAAAAGATACTGTTTTCTTGCCTTTTCATTGGCCAGGAGCTAAATCTGCAAATCAATTGACAATTGGGACTTTAGATCCAGTTTCTAAAATGCCCGAGTTTAAAGTTTGTGCCTGCCAATTAGATCCACAAGGAAAAATGGCACCACCATCTAAAGAATCAGAAGCGTATGCAAGTGTATAA
- a CDS encoding MFS transporter: protein MKNKTFNTKALLVATLVSVLTIVLVFYGSRQLQNFDAALITYLFGTVFAFFGIVYRYSVWLQRPPTWMYFKRSIKFLFTGKIFSHLWFLGKESVENIVVQKFIYPRSKYRWIAHFCIALGCMSAFAITIPLTFGWIHFSLAPDSISIYEAHFFGFKMMEFKIGSFLAFMIFHALNWSSWLVIIGSVYYLRRRLTNPGLIATQSFEGDLLPLILLIAISVTGLGLTYSYQFMKGFAFDFLAVTHAVTVIMFLIWIPFGKFFHIIQRPAQIGAHIYKKEGMKKGMAVCKHTGEEFATQLHIDDLKIVTKQLGFDFTHEDGTSHLDLSPEGKRSRLAQAHLKARLESGGSLFG, encoded by the coding sequence ATGAAAAATAAAACATTTAATACCAAAGCTTTACTTGTCGCAACTCTAGTATCTGTGTTAACTATTGTTCTTGTGTTTTACGGATCGAGACAATTGCAAAATTTTGATGCTGCCCTGATTACTTATTTATTTGGAACAGTGTTCGCTTTCTTCGGAATAGTATATCGTTATTCGGTTTGGTTGCAACGCCCACCTACATGGATGTATTTTAAACGCAGTATCAAGTTTCTATTTACAGGAAAAATATTCTCGCATTTGTGGTTTTTAGGAAAAGAATCGGTAGAGAATATTGTTGTTCAGAAATTCATTTACCCAAGAAGCAAATACCGTTGGATAGCACACTTTTGTATTGCATTAGGATGTATGTCGGCATTTGCTATAACAATCCCACTTACGTTTGGATGGATACATTTTTCTTTGGCACCAGATTCAATTTCAATCTATGAAGCTCATTTTTTTGGGTTTAAAATGATGGAATTCAAAATAGGATCTTTTCTTGCATTCATGATTTTTCATGCTTTAAACTGGTCTTCTTGGTTGGTTATAATTGGGTCGGTTTATTATTTGAGAAGACGATTAACAAACCCTGGTTTAATAGCAACACAATCTTTTGAAGGGGATTTATTGCCACTTATTTTATTGATTGCAATATCGGTTACAGGATTGGGACTTACTTATTCCTATCAATTTATGAAAGGGTTTGCATTTGATTTCTTAGCGGTAACTCATGCCGTAACGGTAATCATGTTTTTGATATGGATTCCTTTTGGGAAATTCTTCCATATCATCCAGCGACCCGCTCAGATTGGAGCCCATATTTATAAGAAAGAAGGAATGAAAAAAGGTATGGCAGTTTGTAAACATACTGGAGAAGAATTTGCAACTCAATTACATATTGACGATTTAAAAATTGTAACCAAACAATTAGGATTTGACTTTACTCATGAAGATGGGACTTCGCACCTTGATTTAAGCCCAGAAGGGAAAAGATCACGTTTAGCTCAAGCACATTTAAAAGCAAGACTAGAAAGTGGCGGAAGCTTATTTGGATAA
- a CDS encoding magnesium transporter MgtE N-terminal domain-containing protein translates to MKTWLDKWEPEDEAFWSSTGSKVAWRTLTITTLTLILSFASWFMMSVIAVKLPGLGFRFTKDQLFWLTAIPGLAAGFLRIIHTFILPIFGTRHVVSFATLIKLIPVVGIGFAVMDTNTPFWVFAVLAFTTGFGGGDFSSYMPSTSLFFPKRLKGTALGIQAGIGNFGVSVAQFVTPLIISVSIFGAASVFTSIDHKEAIVVFQNASIEKQKEVFAALDPEVQARILTDVKKTIIDSVSATIKSDDKVVLFASLPLKAKAKAIANANPKMAEKILNDISPKNTAVKNTEIYLQSAAFWYVPFLVILSIISWFYLRSIPMKASVREQMDIFSNKHTWYCTITYVMTFGTFAGLSAAFPLMIKFLYGDFPNAPDPLVYAFYGPLIGSASRIAFGFIADKVGGAILTTITGLGILAGSIILVTEGLVAPTSMDQFPLFVTVILGMFFFTGIGNAGTFRQYPIIFAENQRQAAGVIGWTAAIAAFGPFIFSKLIGNNLSANGTVNQFFIGVAIFTILATGINWWFYNRKGCEKPS, encoded by the coding sequence ATGAAAACTTGGTTAGACAAATGGGAGCCCGAAGATGAAGCGTTTTGGAGTTCAACCGGAAGTAAAGTGGCATGGAGAACTTTAACAATAACAACACTTACTTTAATATTATCGTTTGCATCATGGTTTATGATGAGTGTTATTGCAGTTAAATTACCTGGATTAGGGTTCCGTTTTACTAAAGATCAGCTTTTTTGGTTAACAGCCATCCCGGGATTAGCAGCTGGATTTTTAAGAATTATTCACACTTTTATATTACCAATATTTGGAACACGACATGTAGTATCTTTTGCTACTCTTATTAAATTAATTCCCGTAGTCGGAATTGGTTTTGCGGTGATGGATACAAATACACCATTTTGGGTATTTGCAGTATTAGCCTTTACAACAGGTTTTGGAGGAGGAGATTTCTCCTCTTACATGCCAAGTACAAGTTTGTTTTTTCCTAAAAGACTTAAAGGGACAGCACTTGGAATTCAGGCGGGAATAGGAAATTTTGGTGTTTCGGTAGCGCAATTTGTTACACCACTTATTATAAGTGTCAGCATTTTTGGTGCCGCATCAGTATTCACAAGCATTGATCATAAAGAAGCAATAGTTGTTTTTCAGAATGCTAGTATTGAAAAACAAAAAGAGGTTTTTGCAGCTTTAGATCCTGAGGTACAAGCTAGAATATTGACAGACGTAAAGAAAACCATTATTGACTCAGTAAGCGCAACAATTAAATCAGATGATAAAGTCGTTCTTTTTGCCTCATTGCCTTTAAAAGCAAAAGCTAAGGCCATTGCAAATGCAAACCCAAAGATGGCTGAAAAAATATTAAATGATATTAGTCCTAAAAATACTGCGGTTAAAAACACAGAAATATACTTACAATCAGCAGCATTTTGGTATGTTCCTTTTTTAGTTATATTATCAATTATTAGTTGGTTCTATTTAAGAAGTATTCCTATGAAAGCTTCTGTTAGAGAACAAATGGATATTTTCTCCAATAAACACACTTGGTATTGTACTATTACTTATGTGATGACTTTTGGAACATTTGCAGGTTTATCTGCAGCCTTTCCTTTAATGATTAAGTTCTTATATGGAGATTTCCCTAATGCACCAGATCCATTAGTGTATGCTTTTTATGGACCTCTTATTGGTTCAGCGAGTAGAATTGCTTTTGGTTTTATTGCTGATAAAGTGGGTGGAGCCATACTTACTACAATTACTGGTTTAGGAATTTTGGCTGGATCTATTATATTGGTAACAGAAGGATTAGTAGCACCAACAAGCATGGATCAATTTCCACTTTTTGTAACAGTAATTTTAGGAATGTTCTTTTTTACAGGAATTGGTAATGCTGGTACGTTCAGACAATACCCAATTATTTTCGCAGAAAACCAACGTCAGGCAGCTGGAGTTATTGGTTGGACAGCAGCAATCGCAGCATTTGGTCCATTTATCTTTTCTAAATTAATTGGGAATAATCTTTCTGCTAATGGTACTGTAAATCAATTCTTTATTGGAGTTGCAATTTTCACTATCTTAGCTACAGGTATAAATTGGTGGTTCTATAATCGTAAAGGTTGTGAGAAACCGAGTTAA
- a CDS encoding MFS transporter, with protein sequence MSSLSQSHRILFLNTLAFTICFACWTLNGVLVTYLVDKGIFNWTVVETGWLLGIPILSGSIFRLPIGILTDKYGGKIIFSVLLLLCSVPLFLLPFANSFWSFAVLSFLFGLVGTSFAVGIGYTSAWYPKNWQGRALGIFGMGNAGAAITTFIAPTLLNQLSENDPMNGWKMLPIIYGSVLVLIGILFIVFAKNKKNTGVSKTMKELMSPLKNIRVWRFGAYYFLVFGCFVAYSQWLVPNFMNVYHTSLVMGGMFATMFSLPSGIIRAFGGYLSDKFGARKVMYWVLGSSIVISFLLMFPKMEVFTAGPGVLATNNGIVTEIAADAIIVNGKEHKINPKAISTDDDTAIFPVKNSWQEIVVKQNQEVKKKELLAQGITQIKFSANLWVYVILVILIGISWGIGKAAVYKHIPEYFPNEVGVVGGMVGLIGGLGGFVGPIIFGYLLNYTGLWTSSWIFIFIISVLCLLWMHRTIINVLRTKSPNFTRDIEHNH encoded by the coding sequence ATGAGTAGTCTATCTCAATCCCACAGAATTTTATTTTTAAACACATTAGCATTTACTATATGTTTTGCTTGCTGGACATTAAATGGTGTTTTGGTTACTTATTTAGTAGACAAGGGCATATTTAATTGGACAGTTGTAGAAACAGGTTGGTTGTTAGGTATTCCTATTTTATCAGGATCAATTTTCCGACTACCCATTGGTATATTAACAGATAAATATGGTGGTAAAATAATATTCTCTGTTTTGTTGCTATTGTGCTCTGTTCCACTTTTTCTACTTCCATTTGCCAACTCATTTTGGAGTTTTGCTGTATTAAGTTTTTTATTTGGTTTAGTAGGAACCAGTTTTGCAGTAGGAATAGGATATACTTCGGCTTGGTATCCTAAAAACTGGCAAGGGAGAGCTTTAGGAATTTTTGGAATGGGAAATGCAGGTGCTGCAATTACAACATTTATCGCACCAACTTTATTAAATCAGCTATCAGAAAATGACCCAATGAATGGCTGGAAAATGTTACCAATAATTTATGGTTCTGTTTTAGTTCTTATAGGAATACTTTTTATTGTTTTTGCTAAAAACAAAAAAAATACAGGTGTTTCCAAAACAATGAAAGAACTAATGTCCCCTCTTAAAAATATTCGTGTTTGGCGTTTTGGAGCATACTATTTTCTTGTCTTTGGATGTTTTGTAGCCTATTCGCAATGGTTGGTACCAAATTTCATGAATGTGTATCATACTTCATTGGTAATGGGAGGAATGTTTGCAACAATGTTCAGTTTGCCATCTGGAATAATCAGAGCTTTTGGAGGTTATTTATCAGATAAATTCGGAGCTAGAAAAGTAATGTATTGGGTTTTAGGTTCATCGATAGTTATTAGTTTCTTGTTGATGTTCCCAAAAATGGAAGTATTTACTGCTGGACCTGGAGTTTTGGCTACCAATAACGGTATTGTTACTGAAATTGCCGCCGATGCTATAATCGTAAATGGAAAAGAACATAAAATCAACCCCAAAGCAATTTCAACAGATGACGATACAGCAATTTTCCCAGTTAAAAATTCTTGGCAGGAAATTGTCGTAAAACAAAATCAAGAGGTGAAAAAGAAAGAATTACTAGCTCAGGGAATAACACAAATTAAATTTAGCGCCAATCTTTGGGTTTATGTGATTTTGGTAATACTTATAGGTATTTCATGGGGAATTGGTAAAGCAGCAGTTTATAAACACATTCCAGAATACTTTCCTAATGAGGTAGGTGTTGTAGGGGGAATGGTGGGTTTAATTGGCGGATTAGGAGGTTTCGTTGGCCCAATTATCTTTGGTTATCTTCTTAACTACACTGGGCTCTGGACCAGTTCTTGGATATTTATTTTCATCATATCAGTTCTTTGTTTGTTGTGGATGCACCGAACAATAATAAATGTTTTGAGAACAAAATCACCAAATTTCACTAGAGATATAGAACACAATCATTAA